One stretch of Myxocyprinus asiaticus isolate MX2 ecotype Aquarium Trade chromosome 23, UBuf_Myxa_2, whole genome shotgun sequence DNA includes these proteins:
- the lbx1a gene encoding transcription factor LBX1a, with protein MTSKEDAKGASVEDRRRSPLDHLPPPANSNKPLTPFSIEDILNKPSVKRSYTICGTAHLLSSGEKHPSTGHHRALLTQTSPLCALEELASKTFKGLEVSVLQAAEGRDGMTLFGQRNTPKKRRKSRTAFTNHQIYELEKRFLYQKYLSPADRDQIAQQLGLTNAQVITWFQNRRAKLKRDLEEMKADVESSKTVGNVPFEKIAKLADLEKCVNGTLGDSVAKSPTRSNQEHEGTNKLHMSPSSPFTDHTTSKDCSEDEDEEIDVDD; from the exons ATGACCTCCAAAGAAGACGCAAAAGGCGCCTCAGTTGAGGATCGAAGGCGCAGTCCGTTGGACCATCTTCCACCCCCTGCTAACTCAAACAAGCCCCTCACTCCTTTCAGCATAGAGGATATATTAAACAAACCTTCGGTCAAACGAAGTTACACAATTTGCGGTACAGCGCACCTGCTTTCGTCCGGCGAGAAGCACCCATCCACGGGCCATCACCGTGCGCTACTCACCCAGACATCTCCACTGTGCGCCCTGGAGGAGCTCGCTAGCAAAACCTTCAAGGGACTGGAAGTCAGCGTTCTGCAAGCGGCAGAAG GAAGAGACGGCATGACACTATTCGGTCAGAGGAATACCCCCAAAAAGCGGAGAAAGTCGAGAACAGCCTTTACCAATCACCAAATCTATGAACTGGAGAAAAGATTTCTCTATCAGAAATATCTGTCTCCTGCTGATCGGGATCAGATTGCCCAGCAACTCGGGCTAACGAATGCTCAAGTCATCACCTGGTTCCAGAACCGTCGAGCCAAACTCAAGAGAGACCTGGAGGAGATGAAAGCGGACGTGGAGTCGTCCAAAACAGTAGGCAATGTACCTTTTGAAAAAATAGCCAAACTGGCAGACCTAGAGAAATGCGTCAACGGCACTCTCGGAGATTCAGTGGCCAAATCTCCAACGCGATCTAACCAGGAACACGAGGGCACCAACAAACTGCACATGTCGCCATCATCACCATTTACAGACCACACGACAAGCAAAGACTGTTCAGAGGATGAAGACGAGGAAATTGATGTCGATGACTGA